A genomic segment from candidate division KSB1 bacterium encodes:
- the nadA gene encoding quinolinate synthase NadA, producing the protein MSVEKIYEQMRLKLNRIVPEFELRYKAELVYEINRLKVEKNAVILGHNYMEPALFHFVPDYGGDSLELSRKAAETDKDIIIFCGVRFMAETAKILNPEKTVLLPAKEAGCSLAASITAEDVRNLKSRFPGIPVVTYINTYADVKAESDICCTSGNAAAVVESLDTDTVIFLPDEYLARNVARETGKKIIFPNGNGNGDSRKNQDYELIGWHGLCEVHDKFTVEDIKNARAQFEDVIILAHPECSPEVVLASDYSGSTTAMIKYVEKTTAKRYLLLTECSMGDNVAAANPEKEMLRFCSVRCPHMNQITLEETLNALKFNRYVIEVPEDIRARAYNAVQRMLAIG; encoded by the coding sequence TTGTCAGTCGAAAAAATTTATGAACAAATGAGATTAAAACTAAATCGTATTGTGCCGGAATTTGAATTGCGTTATAAAGCGGAATTGGTTTACGAAATCAACCGATTGAAAGTGGAAAAAAATGCTGTAATTTTGGGCCATAATTATATGGAGCCGGCATTGTTCCATTTTGTCCCGGATTATGGTGGGGATTCCTTAGAGCTTAGCCGCAAGGCAGCGGAAACCGACAAAGACATTATCATATTTTGCGGCGTCCGGTTTATGGCAGAAACTGCCAAGATTTTAAATCCGGAGAAAACGGTCTTGTTGCCGGCCAAAGAGGCAGGTTGTTCTTTAGCCGCCAGCATCACGGCAGAAGACGTTCGCAATCTGAAAAGCCGGTTCCCGGGAATCCCGGTGGTGACTTATATCAATACTTATGCTGACGTAAAGGCCGAATCTGATATCTGTTGTACTTCCGGGAATGCAGCTGCCGTTGTAGAATCTTTGGATACGGATACTGTCATTTTTCTCCCGGATGAATATTTAGCCAGGAATGTTGCAAGAGAAACCGGCAAAAAAATCATTTTCCCAAATGGTAACGGTAACGGAGATTCCCGGAAGAATCAAGATTACGAGCTCATCGGGTGGCATGGCTTATGTGAAGTTCACGATAAATTTACTGTTGAAGATATAAAAAATGCTCGTGCGCAATTTGAAGATGTGATTATTTTGGCTCACCCCGAATGCAGCCCGGAAGTTGTGTTAGCTTCCGATTATTCCGGAAGCACAACTGCGATGATTAAGTATGTGGAAAAAACGACCGCCAAAAGATATTTATTGTTAACGGAGTGTTCCATGGGAGATAATGTTGCCGCCGCCAACCCGGAAAAAGAAATGCTGCGATTTTGCAGTGTCAGGTGCCCACATATGAATCAAATTACACTTGAAGAAACTTTGAATGCTTTGAAATTCAATCGATACGTTATTGAAGTTCCGGAAGATATCAGGGCCAGAGCCTATAATGCTGTACAAAGAATGCTTGCGATTGGTTAA
- the nadC gene encoding carboxylating nicotinate-nucleotide diphosphorylase: MNSGLKLDNIDSAKIKEIVERSLKEDIGKGDITSSLLEGSDHVIKGKFIGKKAGVIAGLAVAKMVFDCLDNKIRFTNLFQDGGRVERGSIIADICGSAYELLAGERVALNFLQRMSGIATLTSKFVERIAGTETVILDTRKTVPGLRILDKWAVRLGGGENHRFGLHDMVLIKENHIKLAGSISSAVNSIKKGLKEHKQNLEIEIEVKNHAELREALELGANRILLDNMTIEEIRKAVSITKGQIPLEVSGNVTLENVSSIAATSINYVSVGMLTHSVKALDISFLLD; the protein is encoded by the coding sequence ATGAATTCAGGATTAAAATTAGATAATATTGATTCAGCGAAAATAAAAGAAATTGTTGAACGTTCTTTAAAAGAAGACATCGGCAAAGGTGATATAACCTCATCGTTATTAGAGGGTAGCGATCACGTAATCAAAGGTAAATTCATTGGTAAAAAAGCCGGAGTCATTGCAGGTTTAGCTGTTGCCAAAATGGTGTTTGATTGCCTGGATAATAAGATCCGGTTCACTAATTTATTCCAGGATGGCGGCCGGGTTGAGCGCGGCTCTATCATTGCCGATATTTGTGGTTCTGCTTATGAATTATTGGCAGGCGAACGAGTTGCCTTGAACTTTTTGCAGCGAATGTCAGGTATCGCTACATTAACCAGTAAATTTGTAGAAAGGATAGCAGGTACTGAAACCGTAATTCTTGACACACGAAAGACTGTACCGGGTTTACGCATTCTGGATAAATGGGCGGTACGTTTAGGTGGGGGTGAAAACCATCGCTTTGGACTGCATGATATGGTGCTTATAAAGGAGAATCATATTAAACTGGCAGGCTCCATATCCAGTGCAGTAAATTCAATAAAAAAAGGATTAAAAGAGCATAAACAAAACCTGGAAATTGAGATAGAAGTAAAGAATCATGCCGAGTTAAGAGAGGCGCTTGAACTTGGCGCGAATAGAATTCTTTTGGATAATATGACTATTGAAGAAATAAGAAAAGCCGTGAGTATTACGAAAGGACAAATCCCTTTAGAAGTATCGGGAAATGTAACTTTGGAAAATGTCAGTTCGATTGCTGCAACAAGTATAAACTATGTTTCTGTTGGTATGTTGACTCATTCGGTAAAAGCATTGGATATTAGTTTTTTATTAGATTAA
- a CDS encoding amino acid permease, which yields MTELRKELSLYGLTMVAIGSCIGSGIFITPSQIASHLPSPTLILIVWTVGGIIALTGALTFAELGGMFPKAGGVYVYLKEAYGDIAGFMYGWAYFTVINSGAIAALCIAFSYYLSFIFPMGESGKLWVAILAIVCITVINIFRVKLVEYFSNLFTGLKLIGIATVIGIGLFMGSFTTLQTNDPLVISSSGSLLSAFGLALVGVLWSYGGWQHASYLSGEAKNASSTIPKAMVIGAFVVTVVYMLTNLSYLFLMPVAEMARSESIAADAVSKVVPNGGFLVAVIIAISTLGTALIYTLSAPRIYFAMARDGLFFKKIAEVHPKYQTPVNSVILQSIWAIVILIFWGTFEDVITYVTFTDWIFFTLAACVVILFRFKRKEAHRPYKTLGYPFTPLVFILISSWFVINTLIERPLQAGAGLTLLLIGLPLFYFFKKKQVKSG from the coding sequence ATGACTGAACTCAGAAAAGAATTGTCCCTTTACGGGCTAACGATGGTTGCAATTGGTTCGTGTATCGGCTCCGGTATTTTTATAACGCCCTCTCAAATTGCCAGCCATTTGCCGTCTCCAACACTTATTTTGATTGTCTGGACAGTAGGAGGTATAATCGCTTTAACAGGAGCGCTTACCTTTGCGGAATTGGGAGGTATGTTTCCTAAAGCCGGCGGTGTGTATGTCTATTTAAAAGAAGCTTATGGAGATATTGCCGGTTTCATGTACGGATGGGCTTATTTTACGGTGATTAACTCGGGTGCAATTGCGGCTTTATGCATCGCATTTAGCTATTATTTGTCTTTTATCTTTCCAATGGGTGAATCCGGCAAATTATGGGTTGCAATACTTGCCATTGTTTGCATCACGGTTATCAATATATTCCGGGTAAAACTTGTTGAATATTTCTCGAATCTGTTTACCGGACTCAAATTGATCGGGATTGCAACCGTGATTGGGATCGGTTTATTCATGGGATCCTTTACGACTTTGCAAACTAATGATCCTCTCGTAATCTCCTCAAGTGGAAGTTTGCTCAGCGCTTTTGGCCTTGCCCTGGTGGGAGTGCTCTGGTCATACGGCGGATGGCAACATGCATCTTACTTATCAGGAGAAGCGAAGAATGCCAGTTCAACCATCCCAAAAGCGATGGTTATCGGAGCTTTTGTGGTGACAGTGGTTTATATGCTGACCAATCTTAGTTACTTGTTTCTTATGCCGGTAGCAGAAATGGCCCGATCGGAAAGTATTGCTGCGGATGCAGTCAGTAAAGTCGTTCCAAATGGTGGGTTCTTGGTAGCTGTGATCATCGCAATATCAACGCTTGGAACGGCTTTGATCTACACACTTTCCGCCCCCCGGATCTATTTTGCCATGGCTCGAGATGGTTTATTTTTCAAAAAGATTGCGGAAGTGCATCCCAAATACCAAACTCCGGTTAACTCAGTCATTTTGCAATCGATATGGGCAATTGTCATTTTGATTTTTTGGGGTACATTCGAAGACGTGATTACCTACGTTACTTTTACGGATTGGATATTTTTTACATTAGCAGCATGTGTGGTTATCTTATTTAGATTCAAAAGGAAAGAAGCCCATCGTCCTTATAAAACATTAGGTTATCCATTCACTCCATTGGTTTTTATCCTGATTTCTTCCTGGTTTGTAATCAATACTTTAATCGAAAGGCCTCTGCAGGCCGGCGCCGGGTTGACACTTTTACTCATTGGGTTGCCCTTATTTTACTTTTTTAAAAAGAAACAAGTTAAATCAGGTTGA
- a CDS encoding aminotransferase class V-fold PLP-dependent enzyme yields MNNVRDLFYIRPDIVFLNNGSFGACPKPVFEVYQNWQLELEQQPVEFLGRRHGTLMQKARKLLATFLGTSGENLFFVPNATTGLNIVAHSLKLEPGDEILTTDHEYGAMDRMWQFICQKRGSKYVRQPLRLPIESKEQVIETIWSGVTNRTKVLFISHITSPTALTMPLKELTIRAKDAGIILLVDGAHGPGQVPIDLEEMGIDFYSGNCHKWLLTPKGCAFLYARPEVQSLIEPLIVSWGNKSVEDSPFIQENEFQGTRDIAAYLSVSAAIKFWQKDEWQTILKKCHELTLSARSQLIEVTGLDPICPGNDGWFQQMVAQPLPTMDRELFKQRLYDEFNIEIPVMECRDKSLIRISIQGYNTEQDVEKLMVALAKLLPEMAC; encoded by the coding sequence ATGAACAACGTTCGCGATCTCTTTTATATCCGGCCTGACATTGTATTTTTGAACAATGGTTCATTTGGCGCTTGTCCCAAGCCTGTTTTTGAAGTATACCAAAACTGGCAACTTGAACTGGAACAACAACCGGTAGAGTTCCTGGGTCGTCGACACGGAACTTTAATGCAGAAAGCCAGGAAATTATTGGCGACATTTTTAGGCACCAGCGGCGAGAATCTCTTTTTCGTGCCAAATGCAACGACAGGACTGAACATTGTCGCACACTCATTAAAATTAGAGCCCGGCGATGAAATATTAACCACAGATCATGAATATGGCGCTATGGATCGCATGTGGCAATTTATTTGTCAAAAACGAGGTTCGAAATATGTCCGGCAGCCGTTACGATTGCCAATAGAATCAAAAGAACAAGTCATTGAGACAATCTGGTCCGGGGTTACAAATCGAACCAAAGTGCTGTTTATTAGCCATATCACATCACCAACAGCGCTCACGATGCCGCTGAAGGAATTGACCATACGAGCAAAAGATGCAGGCATTATACTACTTGTCGACGGCGCTCATGGTCCCGGTCAGGTACCCATCGATCTCGAAGAAATGGGTATCGATTTTTATTCCGGGAATTGCCATAAATGGCTCTTAACACCAAAAGGGTGTGCTTTTTTATATGCCCGACCAGAGGTTCAATCTCTAATCGAGCCTTTGATCGTCAGCTGGGGAAATAAATCTGTAGAGGATTCACCATTCATCCAGGAGAATGAATTCCAGGGGACCAGGGATATCGCGGCTTATCTTTCAGTTTCTGCAGCAATCAAATTCTGGCAGAAAGATGAATGGCAGACAATCCTAAAAAAGTGTCATGAATTGACACTTTCAGCTCGAAGTCAACTCATTGAAGTAACCGGACTGGATCCTATTTGTCCGGGAAATGACGGATGGTTCCAACAAATGGTTGCCCAGCCTTTACCCACTATGGACCGGGAGCTATTTAAACAACGGCTTTACGATGAATTCAATATCGAAATTCCGGTTATGGAGTGTCGGGATAAGTCCCTCATTCGAATATCCATACAAGGATATAACACTGAACAAGATGTAGAAAAATTGATGGTAGCTTTAGCTAAATTATTACCTGAAATGGCGTGTTGA
- a CDS encoding ATP-dependent Clp protease adaptor ClpS: MSLPKTKKISKKKPKTRLVPLYNVVLLDDSNHTYDYVIEMLMSIFGYIQSKAFQMACEVDSAGRVIVDTTNKERAEHRRDQIHAYGADWRIPHCKGSMSATIEPAESA, from the coding sequence ATTTCCCTTCCGAAAACGAAGAAAATTTCGAAGAAAAAACCAAAAACCAGGTTGGTGCCTCTCTATAATGTTGTGTTATTGGATGATAGTAACCACACTTATGATTATGTGATCGAAATGCTGATGAGTATTTTCGGGTATATCCAGTCAAAAGCATTCCAGATGGCATGCGAAGTGGATAGCGCCGGCAGGGTAATTGTTGATACGACAAATAAGGAGCGGGCCGAACATCGGCGTGACCAGATTCATGCTTATGGTGCTGATTGGAGAATACCCCATTGCAAAGGATCAATGTCGGCTACGATTGAACCAGCGGAATCCGCTTAG
- a CDS encoding aldo/keto reductase — translation MAARKEGIDKKNKMATPEATSNYFKKLQDKNFNSSAIRQFGNTGWSVSQVGFGGYRVHNSSEQHAAALNHAFLNGINLIDTSSNYTDGGSELLIGKTLQELSAIKQISRDEVVVVSKVGYVQGQNLNLVQDRESGGNPFPDMVKYMDGCWHCIHPDFLQDQLRLSLSRLQLDHLDAYLLHNPEYFLSDARKKAELDLRAAREEYYRRIKLAFEWMEQKVAEGKIQYYGISSNTFPNSSQDFEFTSLEKVYDIANEISSGHHFQVIQFPFNLYETGACLTLNQVSDKLSLLDFASENQLATLVNRPLNAMAKDSMVRLASFRETDPNIIREQFEVHLQELQEVESVFTTEIIEKLLGEISKESLEKVFLISGQLKFSLESFQSWSQWDHVKENILIPQIASYINYINKKLKADTAWQNWSKKYMQIVRKLCEVITLHYENQVALHSNEISGKLSTLCPDLTNSSTLSQKTLRILSSTGGVDCVLLGMRKMKYVADALDTFASGKIENANQILGDLQLG, via the coding sequence ATGGCAGCCAGGAAAGAGGGAATAGATAAAAAAAATAAAATGGCTACTCCCGAAGCAACATCAAATTATTTCAAAAAACTCCAGGATAAAAATTTCAATTCCAGCGCTATTCGCCAGTTCGGCAATACCGGTTGGTCAGTCAGCCAGGTCGGTTTTGGCGGCTATCGTGTGCACAATTCCTCTGAACAGCATGCCGCGGCTTTAAATCACGCCTTCCTGAATGGCATTAACCTGATCGATACCTCCAGTAATTACACCGATGGCGGCAGTGAGTTATTAATTGGTAAGACTCTGCAAGAATTGAGTGCAATCAAACAAATTTCTCGAGATGAAGTAGTTGTCGTTTCCAAGGTCGGTTATGTGCAGGGACAAAATTTAAATTTGGTTCAAGATCGGGAAAGTGGTGGCAACCCTTTTCCGGACATGGTCAAATATATGGACGGCTGTTGGCACTGTATTCACCCGGATTTTTTGCAGGATCAATTGCGTTTGTCATTATCACGATTGCAATTAGATCATCTGGATGCTTACCTGTTGCACAATCCTGAATATTTTCTTTCGGACGCCCGGAAAAAAGCAGAACTTGATTTGAGAGCTGCCAGGGAAGAATACTACAGGCGGATAAAATTGGCCTTCGAATGGATGGAGCAGAAAGTAGCCGAAGGAAAAATTCAATATTATGGGATTTCTTCCAACACATTTCCTAATTCATCTCAGGATTTTGAGTTCACTTCATTAGAAAAGGTTTATGACATTGCCAATGAGATTTCCAGCGGTCATCATTTTCAAGTGATTCAATTTCCGTTCAACCTTTATGAAACCGGCGCTTGTTTAACTTTAAACCAGGTTTCCGATAAGTTGTCCTTGCTTGATTTCGCCAGTGAAAACCAATTGGCCACGCTGGTCAACCGGCCATTAAATGCAATGGCAAAGGATAGTATGGTTCGCTTAGCCAGTTTTCGCGAAACGGACCCAAACATCATTCGGGAACAATTTGAGGTTCATTTACAAGAACTGCAGGAAGTCGAATCTGTTTTTACTACAGAGATCATCGAAAAATTGCTGGGTGAAATTTCAAAAGAAAGTCTGGAAAAAGTATTCCTGATCTCCGGACAATTAAAATTTTCCCTGGAGAGTTTTCAAAGTTGGTCTCAATGGGATCATGTCAAAGAAAATATTCTCATTCCGCAGATTGCTTCATACATAAATTATATCAATAAAAAATTGAAAGCCGACACTGCATGGCAGAATTGGTCGAAGAAATATATGCAAATCGTTAGGAAATTGTGTGAAGTCATAACGCTTCATTATGAAAACCAGGTAGCACTACATTCAAATGAGATCTCAGGGAAATTAAGTACGCTTTGTCCTGATTTGACAAATTCTTCAACTCTCTCCCAAAAAACATTGCGAATATTAAGTTCAACCGGAGGGGTAGATTGTGTCCTTTTGGGTATGCGAAAAATGAAGTATGTGGCGGATGCATTAGACACATTTGCTTCGGGAAAAATAGAAAACGCAAATCAAATTTTGGGAGATTTGCAGCTTGGCTGA
- a CDS encoding cob(I)yrinic acid a,c-diamide adenosyltransferase, with protein sequence MVRITKVYTKTGDKGKTTLAGGQKVSKASARIEAYGGVDELNSFLGIVGEYLDDQKKLTKLQSSILRIQNELFDLGSQLAVLAEDRRPDTPVITQTDIKRLEQEIDDMNQNLEPLKSFILPGGGKISAYLHAARTVCRRVERGLVKMSESESLDGVEIPYTNRLSDWLFVAARFVSRQLGKEENLWQPGKRE encoded by the coding sequence ATGGTCCGTATAACAAAAGTTTATACAAAAACCGGTGATAAGGGAAAAACAACTTTAGCCGGTGGACAAAAAGTATCCAAGGCTTCTGCTCGCATTGAAGCTTATGGCGGTGTTGATGAATTGAACTCATTTTTGGGCATAGTGGGGGAGTATTTGGACGATCAGAAAAAATTGACAAAATTACAAAGTTCAATCCTGAGGATTCAAAATGAGTTATTTGATCTCGGCTCACAGTTGGCCGTACTTGCGGAAGACCGGCGGCCAGATACGCCGGTAATTACTCAAACCGATATCAAACGACTGGAGCAGGAAATTGACGACATGAACCAAAACCTCGAACCATTGAAATCATTTATACTGCCGGGAGGTGGTAAAATTTCCGCTTATTTACACGCTGCCCGAACAGTCTGTCGAAGGGTCGAGAGAGGGCTCGTAAAGATGTCGGAATCCGAATCTTTAGATGGTGTGGAAATTCCTTACACGAATCGCTTGAGTGATTGGTTATTTGTTGCCGCTCGATTTGTTTCCAGGCAACTTGGCAAGGAAGAGAATTTATGGCAGCCAGGAAAGAGGGAATAG